From the genome of Streptomyces sp. NBC_01341, one region includes:
- a CDS encoding coenzyme F420-0:L-glutamate ligase produces MRSGPAPTAPSYRVWALPGMPEVREGDDLAKLIAATEPGLADGDVLLVTSKIVSKSEGRIVEAADREAAIDAETVRVVARRGTLRIVENRQGLVMAAAGVDASNTPAGTVLLLPEDPDASARAIRDGLRDALGVEIGVVVTDTFGRPWRNGLTDVAIGAAGVRVLDDLRGGTDAHGNPLSATVVATADELASAGDLVKGKASGLPVAVVRGLPHVVAGAGEPEEGARAMVRVAADDMFRLGTSEAVREALGLRRTVREFTDEPVDPGAVRRAVAAAVTAPAPHHTTPWRFVLLESAGARHRLLDAMRDAWIADLRRDGRGEESIAKRVRRGDVLRNAPYLAVPCLVTDGSHAYGDERRDTAEREMFVVAAGAGVQNFLVALAGERLGSAWVSSTMFCRPVVREVLDLPDTWDPLGAVAVGHPRAEPAVRGPRDPEAFIAVR; encoded by the coding sequence GTGAGGTCCGGACCCGCGCCGACGGCGCCCTCGTACCGGGTGTGGGCCCTGCCGGGAATGCCCGAGGTGCGGGAGGGCGACGATCTCGCGAAACTGATCGCCGCCACGGAGCCGGGACTCGCCGACGGCGATGTCCTCCTGGTCACCTCGAAGATCGTCTCCAAGTCGGAGGGCCGGATCGTCGAGGCAGCCGACCGGGAGGCGGCCATCGACGCCGAGACGGTCCGGGTCGTGGCCCGGCGCGGCACCCTCAGGATCGTGGAGAACCGCCAGGGGCTCGTCATGGCGGCGGCCGGTGTCGACGCCTCGAACACCCCCGCCGGGACGGTGCTGCTCCTGCCCGAGGACCCCGACGCCTCCGCCCGCGCGATCCGGGACGGCCTGCGGGACGCGCTCGGGGTGGAGATCGGAGTCGTCGTCACGGACACCTTCGGCCGTCCCTGGCGCAACGGGCTCACGGACGTCGCGATCGGCGCGGCGGGCGTGAGGGTGCTGGACGACCTCCGGGGCGGCACCGACGCGCACGGCAATCCGCTGAGCGCCACGGTCGTGGCCACCGCCGACGAGCTGGCCTCGGCCGGTGACCTGGTGAAGGGCAAGGCGTCCGGGCTGCCCGTCGCGGTCGTACGCGGGCTGCCCCACGTGGTGGCCGGTGCCGGGGAGCCCGAGGAGGGGGCCCGTGCCATGGTGCGGGTGGCGGCCGACGACATGTTCCGGCTGGGGACGTCGGAGGCGGTGCGGGAGGCGCTCGGCCTGCGGCGCACCGTGCGGGAGTTCACGGACGAGCCGGTCGACCCCGGTGCCGTGCGCCGCGCGGTGGCGGCGGCGGTGACGGCCCCGGCCCCGCACCACACGACACCGTGGCGGTTCGTGCTGCTGGAGTCCGCCGGTGCCCGGCACCGGCTGCTGGACGCCATGCGGGACGCGTGGATCGCCGACCTGCGGCGGGACGGGCGCGGCGAGGAGTCGATCGCCAAGCGGGTACGGCGGGGTGACGTCCTGCGCAACGCGCCCTACCTCGCGGTGCCGTGCCTGGTGACCGACGGATCGCACGCCTACGGGGACGAGCGCCGGGACACCGCGGAGCGCGAGATGTTCGTGGTCGCGGCCGGTGCGGGTGTGCAGAACTTCCTGGTGGCGCTCGCGGGTGAGCGGCTCGGTTCGGCGTGGGTGTCCTCGACGATGTTCTGCCGGCCCGTGGTGCGCGAGGTACTGGACCTGCCGGACACCTGGGACCCGCTGGGCGCGGTGGCCGTCGGCCATCCCAGGGCGGAGCCCGCGGTACGGGGGCCGCGCGACCCGGAAGCGTTCATCGCGGTGCGCTGA
- the cofD gene encoding 2-phospho-L-lactate transferase codes for MRIVVLAGGIGGARFLRGLKQATPDADITVIGNTGDDIHLFGLKVCPDLDTVMYTLGGGINEEQGWGRTDETFRVKDELAAYGVGPEWFGLGDRDFATHIVRTQMLGAGYPLSAVTEALCARWKPGVRLIPMSDDRVETHVAVDVDGESKAVHFQEYWVKLRASVPAQAIVPVGADQAKPAPGVLEAIAGADVIVFPPSNPVVSVGTILAVPGIREAIAEAGVPVVGLSPIVGDAPVRGMADKVLAAVGVESTAAAVAQHYGSGLLDGWLVDTVDAGAVAEVEAAGIRCRAVPLMMTDTDATAEMARQALALAEEVRA; via the coding sequence ATGCGCATTGTGGTTCTGGCCGGCGGTATCGGTGGTGCTCGTTTCCTGCGTGGCCTCAAACAGGCCACGCCCGACGCGGACATCACGGTGATCGGCAACACCGGCGACGACATCCATCTGTTCGGGCTGAAGGTATGTCCCGACCTCGACACCGTGATGTACACCCTCGGCGGTGGCATCAACGAGGAGCAGGGCTGGGGGCGTACCGACGAGACCTTCCGGGTCAAGGACGAGCTCGCGGCGTACGGCGTGGGGCCCGAGTGGTTCGGCCTCGGCGACCGTGACTTCGCCACCCACATCGTCCGTACGCAGATGCTCGGCGCCGGTTACCCGCTGAGTGCCGTCACCGAGGCGCTCTGCGCCCGCTGGAAGCCCGGGGTCAGGCTGATCCCCATGTCCGACGACCGCGTCGAGACGCACGTGGCGGTGGACGTCGACGGCGAGAGCAAGGCCGTCCACTTCCAGGAGTACTGGGTCAAGCTGCGGGCCTCCGTACCCGCGCAGGCCATCGTGCCGGTGGGCGCGGACCAGGCGAAGCCCGCGCCCGGCGTGCTGGAGGCCATCGCCGGGGCCGACGTCATCGTCTTCCCGCCGTCCAACCCCGTCGTCTCCGTCGGCACCATCCTGGCCGTACCCGGTATCCGCGAGGCCATCGCCGAGGCGGGGGTGCCCGTCGTCGGGCTCTCCCCCATCGTCGGTGACGCGCCCGTCCGCGGCATGGCCGACAAGGTGCTGGCCGCCGTGGGCGTCGAGTCCACCGCGGCCGCCGTCGCCCAGCACTACGGTTCGGGGCTGCTCGACGGCTGGCTCGTCGACACCGTGGACGCGGGAGCCGTCGCCGAGGTGGAGGCCGCCGGCATCCGCTGCCGGGCCGTGCCCCTGATGATGACCGACACGGACGCCACCGCGGAGATGGCCCGCCAGGCACTGGCCCTGGCCGAGGAGGTGCGCGCGTGA
- a CDS encoding LCP family protein gives MDADVSDSPGPPAEPDRPDHSAGDEPEDGARDASGTAPENDGDRRDAGSGVGSGEGDTAGTAAPESAGGEGGDGTWAARPEREGHKSHWLRWTALAVSFLVLVAAGVGWWLYKKLDGNITTDTSAAAELKAYEKDRPLPVAHDAQNILLIGSDTRSGDNSAYGRDDGGSQRSDTTILLHLAADRRSATAVSIPRDLMSEIPSCHTADGKATKQQFAQFNWAFELGGTACTIRTVEKMTGIRVDHHMVIDFAGFKDMVDAVDGVEVCLKKPVDDADAHLKLPAGRQELDGEQALGYVRARKSIGNGSDTERMDRQQKFLGALVNKMQSNGVLLNPTRLYPVLDAATKSVTTDPGLDSLRDLYDLVRGMRNVPTEKVQFLTVPRQAYRADANRDELVQPDADRLFTQLRKDEPVTVVPPEKNNSGDSQADHSSENPSGEKPGASGDGSPTPAPTYSGSNAADDPCDS, from the coding sequence ATGGACGCAGACGTGAGCGACAGCCCCGGCCCTCCGGCCGAACCGGACCGCCCCGACCACTCGGCAGGGGACGAGCCCGAGGACGGGGCGCGCGACGCGTCCGGGACCGCCCCGGAGAACGACGGCGACCGCCGGGACGCCGGGAGCGGCGTCGGGAGCGGCGAGGGCGACACCGCCGGGACGGCGGCCCCGGAAAGCGCCGGCGGGGAGGGCGGGGACGGAACCTGGGCCGCGCGCCCCGAGCGCGAAGGCCACAAGAGCCACTGGCTCCGCTGGACCGCCCTCGCCGTCTCCTTCCTCGTGCTGGTCGCGGCCGGGGTCGGCTGGTGGCTGTACAAAAAGCTGGACGGCAACATCACCACGGACACCAGCGCCGCGGCCGAGCTCAAGGCGTACGAGAAGGACAGGCCGCTGCCCGTCGCACACGACGCGCAGAACATCCTGCTGATCGGCTCCGACACCCGGTCCGGGGACAACAGCGCGTACGGCCGCGACGACGGCGGCAGCCAGCGTTCGGACACGACGATCCTGCTGCACCTCGCCGCCGACCGCCGGAGCGCGACCGCGGTGTCCATCCCCCGCGACCTGATGTCCGAGATCCCCAGTTGCCACACGGCGGACGGCAAGGCGACCAAACAGCAGTTCGCGCAGTTCAACTGGGCCTTCGAGCTCGGCGGCACGGCCTGCACGATCCGCACGGTCGAGAAGATGACGGGTATCCGTGTCGACCACCACATGGTCATCGACTTCGCGGGCTTCAAGGACATGGTCGACGCGGTGGACGGCGTAGAGGTCTGCCTCAAGAAGCCGGTCGACGACGCCGACGCCCACCTCAAGCTCCCCGCCGGGCGCCAGGAGCTCGACGGCGAGCAGGCCCTGGGCTACGTCAGGGCCCGCAAGTCGATCGGGAACGGCAGCGACACCGAGCGCATGGACCGCCAGCAGAAGTTCCTCGGGGCCCTGGTCAACAAGATGCAGAGCAACGGCGTCCTGCTGAACCCGACGCGGCTCTACCCGGTGCTGGACGCGGCGACCAAGTCGGTGACCACCGACCCGGGCCTCGACTCGCTGCGGGACCTGTACGACCTGGTGCGCGGCATGCGGAACGTCCCGACCGAGAAGGTGCAGTTCCTGACCGTGCCCAGGCAGGCCTACCGCGCCGACGCGAACCGGGACGAGCTCGTGCAGCCGGACGCCGACAGGCTCTTCACCCAGCTGAGGAAGGACGAGCCCGTCACCGTGGTCCCGCCCGAGAAGAACAATTCCGGAGATTCACAGGCGGATCACAGCTCCGAGAACCCGTCCGGCGAAAAGCCCGGCGCATCCGGGGACGGCAGCCCGACGCCGGCTCCGACCTATTCGGGGTCCAATGCGGCTGATGACCCGTGCGACTCGTAA
- a CDS encoding N-acetylmuramoyl-L-alanine amidase, with protein sequence MRALLATSIGVTCATALTLPLAAPAPAATVSAPVAHASAAVPAEPSGSTQSLPLRPLGGAVPRATGRPSESMTPAAAQGLLRRDSRRFSLVGVVWDDADTELHGTVQVRTRATDTTRWSGWQALETHNTDHAADAGSVERLSGRVRGSTVPLWVGDSDGVEVRVRSENAGPRSGAADTAPLPAGLRVELVDPGDDPVLPRAEDTPATGTPSSVTPSPGVATPATAPKPGALPEAAGLGMAAAESSAVNADLAPLGAAEITALSKAESEEQAVVGAGAKPFVGPRPRIVTRKGWGADESLRERAFAYTSTVKAAFIHHSATGNNYTCSQAPSVLRSIYRYHVKSSGWRDIGYNFAVDKCGNIYEGRAGGVTKAVLGAHTLGFNTNSMGIAVLGTYSSKNPPAAAVTAIAKLTAWKLGLFGRNPKGKVTLVSGGSGKYKKGAKAKLNVISGHRDGFATECPGSRLYKKLGTARTSSAKLQGR encoded by the coding sequence ATGCGTGCACTTCTTGCAACTTCCATCGGCGTCACCTGCGCGACGGCACTCACCCTCCCGCTCGCCGCCCCCGCACCTGCCGCCACCGTCTCCGCCCCGGTCGCCCACGCGTCCGCGGCCGTCCCCGCCGAACCCTCCGGTTCGACACAGTCACTGCCGCTCCGGCCCCTCGGCGGAGCGGTCCCACGAGCCACCGGCCGGCCCTCCGAATCCATGACCCCGGCTGCCGCACAGGGGCTGCTCCGGCGGGACTCCCGCCGCTTCTCCCTGGTCGGCGTCGTCTGGGACGACGCCGACACCGAACTCCACGGCACCGTCCAGGTCCGCACCCGGGCCACCGACACCACCCGGTGGTCCGGCTGGCAGGCCCTGGAGACCCACAACACCGACCACGCGGCCGACGCCGGAAGCGTCGAGCGGCTGTCGGGCCGGGTGCGCGGCTCCACCGTCCCGCTCTGGGTCGGCGACTCGGACGGAGTCGAGGTACGCGTACGTTCCGAGAACGCCGGACCGCGAAGCGGCGCCGCCGACACCGCCCCGCTCCCGGCCGGACTCCGCGTCGAACTCGTCGATCCCGGCGACGACCCGGTGCTGCCGCGCGCCGAGGACACCCCGGCCACCGGGACGCCGTCCTCCGTCACCCCGTCGCCGGGCGTCGCGACCCCCGCGACGGCCCCCAAGCCCGGCGCACTCCCGGAAGCCGCGGGTCTCGGCATGGCGGCGGCCGAGAGCTCCGCCGTCAACGCCGACCTCGCCCCGCTGGGTGCCGCCGAGATCACCGCCCTGAGCAAGGCCGAATCGGAGGAACAAGCGGTCGTCGGGGCCGGCGCCAAGCCCTTCGTGGGACCGCGTCCGCGCATCGTCACGCGCAAGGGCTGGGGTGCCGACGAGAGCCTGCGTGAGCGGGCCTTCGCCTACACCTCGACCGTCAAGGCCGCCTTCATCCACCACAGCGCCACCGGGAACAACTACACCTGCTCCCAGGCGCCCTCGGTCCTGCGCAGCATCTACCGCTACCACGTCAAGAGCAGCGGCTGGCGCGACATCGGCTACAACTTCGCCGTAGACAAGTGCGGGAACATCTACGAAGGGCGTGCCGGAGGTGTGACCAAGGCCGTCCTCGGAGCCCACACGCTCGGGTTCAACACGAACAGCATGGGCATCGCGGTCCTCGGGACGTACAGCTCGAAGAACCCGCCCGCCGCCGCCGTGACGGCGATCGCCAAGCTCACCGCCTGGAAGCTCGGGCTGTTCGGCCGCAACCCCAAGGGCAAGGTCACCCTCGTCTCCGGCGGCAGCGGCAAGTACAAGAAGGGTGCGAAGGCCAAGCTAAACGTCATCTCCGGGCACCGCGACGGCTTCGCAACCGAATGCCCCGGAAGCCGTCTCTACAAGAAGCTCGGCACGGCCCGGACCAGTTCGGCCAAACTGCAGGGCCGCTGA
- a CDS encoding DNA-3-methyladenine glycosylase family protein produces MAGRFVPRTAAVPPGRPAATDTSAPALTRTWTPPGPLDLRLVLSPLRRGPADPAYRALSDGTFWRATRTPAGPGTLRVSATHDGTVHGTAWGPGAQWLLDGLPALLGADDVPDDFRPRHRLLALTQHRRPGLRLLRTGLVMESLIPSILEQKVTTDEAYRAWRLLLRTHGTPAPGPSDPRFATFGLHVLPDARTWSLIPSWEWHRAGVDSKRSATILRAVRVARRMEEAAAMGLTEAMARLQLIPGIGPWTAAETLQRSNGAADAVTVGDLHLPGIVGHALADNRDADDEEMLALLAPYEGQRHRATRLIMLSGRIPARRAPRMTPRDIAPL; encoded by the coding sequence GTGGCAGGACGCTTCGTACCCCGCACCGCCGCCGTACCCCCCGGGCGGCCGGCGGCCACGGACACGTCCGCCCCGGCACTGACCCGGACCTGGACCCCGCCGGGCCCGCTGGACCTGCGGCTGGTCCTCAGCCCGCTGCGCCGCGGCCCGGCCGACCCCGCCTACCGCGCACTGTCCGACGGAACCTTCTGGCGGGCCACCCGCACCCCGGCCGGCCCCGGCACCCTGCGCGTCTCGGCGACCCACGACGGCACGGTCCACGGGACGGCCTGGGGGCCGGGTGCACAGTGGCTGCTGGACGGGCTCCCCGCACTGCTCGGCGCCGACGACGTCCCGGACGACTTCCGCCCCCGTCACCGGCTGCTCGCCCTGACCCAGCACCGCCGGCCCGGTCTGCGCCTGCTGCGCACCGGGCTCGTGATGGAGTCCCTGATCCCCTCGATCCTGGAGCAGAAGGTCACCACCGACGAGGCATACCGCGCCTGGCGGCTCCTGCTCCGCACCCACGGCACCCCGGCCCCCGGCCCCTCGGACCCGCGGTTCGCCACGTTCGGCCTCCACGTCCTGCCGGACGCGCGGACCTGGTCGCTCATCCCGTCCTGGGAGTGGCACCGCGCGGGTGTGGACTCCAAGCGCTCCGCGACGATCCTGCGCGCGGTCCGGGTGGCCCGGCGCATGGAGGAAGCGGCCGCGATGGGCCTCACCGAGGCCATGGCCAGGCTCCAGCTGATCCCGGGCATCGGCCCCTGGACAGCGGCGGAGACCCTCCAGCGCTCGAACGGTGCCGCCGACGCGGTCACGGTCGGCGACCTGCACCTGCCGGGCATCGTCGGCCACGCGCTCGCGGACAACCGGGACGCCGACGACGAGGAGATGCTGGCGCTCCTGGCCCCCTACGAGGGCCAGCGCCACCGCGCGACGCGCCTGATCATGCTCTCGGGCCGCATTCCGGCACGCAGGGCCCCCCGGATGACACCGCGCGACATCGCCCCGCTGTGA
- a CDS encoding WhiB family transcriptional regulator, whose translation MTELFQQLLVEDADEELGWQERALCAQTDPESFFPEKGGSTREAKKVCLACEVRSECLEYALNNDERFGIWGGLSERERRRLKKAAI comes from the coding sequence ATGACCGAGCTGTTCCAGCAACTGCTGGTCGAGGACGCGGACGAGGAGCTCGGCTGGCAGGAGCGCGCGCTGTGCGCCCAGACCGATCCGGAGTCCTTCTTCCCCGAGAAGGGCGGCTCCACCCGCGAGGCCAAGAAGGTCTGTCTCGCCTGCGAAGTCCGTTCCGAATGCCTTGAGTACGCCCTCAACAACGACGAGCGGTTCGGGATCTGGGGCGGCCTCTCCGAGCGTGAGCGCAGGCGCCTGAAAAAGGCGGCCATCTGA
- a CDS encoding TIGR03089 family protein, whose protein sequence is MNASDRTPADLLRSALAADPARPLVTFYDDATGERVELSVATFANWVAKTANLLQGDLAAEPGDRLALLLPAHWQSAVWLLACSSVGVVADVQGDPASADLVVSGPDTLDRARACRGERIALALRPLGGRFPQAPEGFADYAVEVPGQGDRFAPYAPVDPAAPALAVAGTELTADQVVARARQDAAELGLTPGSRLLTGRAYDSWEGLSTGLLAPLASGGSVVLCRHLDHLDEAALARRVESERISNTAV, encoded by the coding sequence ATGAACGCCAGTGATCGCACCCCCGCCGACCTGCTGCGATCCGCGCTCGCCGCGGACCCGGCCCGTCCTCTCGTCACCTTCTACGACGACGCAACCGGAGAGCGTGTCGAACTGTCCGTGGCGACCTTCGCCAATTGGGTGGCCAAGACCGCCAATCTGCTCCAGGGGGATCTCGCCGCCGAGCCCGGCGACCGCCTGGCTCTGCTCCTCCCCGCCCACTGGCAGTCGGCCGTCTGGCTGCTCGCCTGCTCCTCGGTGGGCGTCGTGGCCGACGTGCAGGGCGACCCGGCCTCCGCCGATCTCGTCGTCAGCGGGCCGGACACGCTCGACCGGGCCCGCGCCTGCCGCGGTGAACGGATCGCGCTGGCGCTGCGCCCGCTCGGCGGGCGGTTCCCGCAGGCGCCCGAGGGGTTCGCGGACTACGCGGTGGAGGTCCCGGGGCAGGGCGACCGCTTCGCCCCGTACGCCCCGGTGGACCCCGCGGCCCCCGCGCTGGCCGTGGCCGGCACCGAGCTGACGGCGGACCAGGTCGTCGCGCGCGCCCGCCAGGACGCGGCGGAGCTGGGACTCACCCCGGGCTCCCGGCTGCTGACCGGCCGGGCCTACGACAGCTGGGAGGGACTGTCCACCGGACTCCTCGCACCGCTGGCCTCGGGGGGTTCCGTCGTCCTGTGCCGCCACTTGGACCACCTGGACGAGGCAGCGCTGGCCAGGCGCGTCGAGAGCGAACGGATCAGCAACACGGCGGTATGA
- a CDS encoding cysteine dioxygenase: MNSDSDLSIAGDILEVQHLLRPASPHPSTVAEFVGMARSIAADRDRWAPLVRYDTTTRWYHRLHSAPPVPRTGSGAAFPGYEIWLLSWVPGQGSGRHDHGLSSGVLTVLEGELTEHTTRGARVLTTGSQRVFAPGYVHEVVNDSLEPAVSLHIYFPGLTAMPMHSARCATAAAADVVPA, translated from the coding sequence ATGAACAGCGACAGCGACCTCTCCATCGCCGGCGACATCCTTGAGGTCCAGCACCTCCTCCGCCCGGCCAGCCCCCACCCCTCCACCGTGGCCGAGTTCGTCGGCATGGCCCGGTCCATCGCCGCCGACCGCGACCGGTGGGCCCCGCTCGTCCGGTACGACACAACGACCCGCTGGTACCACCGGCTGCACAGCGCTCCCCCGGTACCCCGCACCGGCAGCGGCGCGGCCTTCCCCGGCTACGAGATCTGGCTGCTGAGCTGGGTCCCCGGCCAGGGCAGCGGACGCCACGACCACGGCCTGTCCTCCGGTGTACTCACCGTCCTGGAAGGCGAGTTGACCGAGCACACCACGCGCGGCGCACGGGTACTGACCACCGGTTCCCAACGGGTCTTCGCACCCGGTTACGTCCACGAGGTCGTCAACGACTCCCTGGAGCCGGCCGTCAGCCTGCACATCTACTTCCCGGGGCTGACCGCTATGCCGATGCACTCGGCCCGCTGCGCCACCGCCGCCGCCGCGGACGTCGTACCGGCCTGA
- a CDS encoding NDP-sugar synthase — MTEAKEAILLVGGKGTRLRPLTVHTPKPMVPAAGVPFLTHQLARARAAGVEHIVLATSYLAEVFEPYFGDGSSLGLSIEYVTEDEPLGTGGAIRNVASRLASGPDEPVLVFNGDILTGLDIRALVASHAASGADVSLHLTRVDDPRAFGLVPTDGTGRVTAFLEKPQTPEEIVTDQINAGAYIFRRSVIDTIPAGRPVSVERETFPGLLDSGAHLQGMVDSTYWLDLGTPQAFVRGSADLVLGRAPSPAVPGRCGERLVLPTASVAADAKLTGGTVVGEGALIGEGARIAGSAVLAGAVVEPGAVITDSLVGSGARIGSRSILTGAVIGDGARVGADNELRDGIRVWCGAVLPDAAVRFSSDQ; from the coding sequence GTGACAGAGGCAAAAGAAGCGATCCTCCTGGTCGGTGGCAAGGGCACCCGGCTGCGTCCCCTCACGGTGCACACCCCGAAGCCGATGGTGCCGGCGGCGGGGGTGCCGTTCCTCACCCACCAACTGGCGCGCGCCAGGGCCGCGGGGGTGGAGCACATCGTGCTCGCGACGTCCTATCTGGCGGAGGTATTCGAACCGTACTTCGGGGACGGTTCGTCGCTCGGCCTCTCCATCGAGTACGTCACCGAGGACGAACCGCTCGGTACCGGCGGGGCCATCCGGAACGTGGCGTCGCGGCTGGCATCCGGCCCGGACGAACCCGTCCTCGTGTTCAACGGGGACATCCTGACGGGTCTCGACATCCGGGCCCTGGTCGCGTCGCACGCCGCCTCCGGGGCGGACGTCTCCCTGCACCTGACGAGGGTGGACGACCCGCGCGCCTTCGGTCTCGTGCCGACGGACGGCACGGGCCGGGTGACGGCCTTCCTCGAGAAGCCGCAGACACCCGAGGAGATAGTCACCGACCAGATCAACGCGGGGGCGTACATCTTCCGGCGGTCGGTCATCGACACGATTCCCGCCGGGCGGCCGGTGTCCGTGGAGCGCGAGACCTTCCCCGGGCTCCTGGACTCGGGCGCTCACCTCCAGGGCATGGTCGACTCCACCTACTGGCTGGACCTCGGCACCCCCCAGGCGTTCGTACGGGGATCGGCCGACCTGGTCCTGGGGCGTGCCCCGTCCCCGGCGGTCCCCGGCCGCTGCGGCGAACGGCTGGTCCTGCCCACCGCCTCCGTCGCCGCCGACGCCAAACTCACGGGCGGCACCGTCGTCGGGGAAGGCGCGCTGATCGGGGAGGGCGCGAGGATCGCGGGGTCGGCCGTGCTCGCGGGCGCCGTCGTCGAACCGGGCGCGGTGATCACCGACTCGCTCGTCGGATCGGGAGCGCGGATCGGCAGCCGTTCGATCCTCACGGGGGCGGTGATCGGCGACGGGGCACGGGTCGGCGCCGACAACGAACTGCGCGACGGGATCCGCGTCTGGTGCGGTGCGGTCCTCCCGGACGCGGCGGTCCGCTTCTCCTCCGACCAGTGA